The following is a genomic window from Vibrio sinaloensis.
TCCGTTTCTTTAAGAGAATATCCCATGAGCCTGAAGCAAGAACTACAGAACCTAAACAATCGCATTGATACCTGTCAGCGTAAGTTGGAGGCTGCCAAAGGGCGTGGTGATCAGGAAATGATCAGTAAGTTTACCGACGAACTGGAAAAGCTCAGTAAAAAAGCCAGTGCGACTCAACATAAGTTGAAGTACGACATGAATAAAGAGCGTAAGAGTCTGCTGGATATGCCTTTCTCTCGCCCAATTACCAAAGCTGAGCAGGCTGATATGGGCAAGCTAAAGAAATCAGTAAAAGGGCTAGTGGTGGTGCATCCGATGACAAAACTGGGCAAAGAGCTACGCCTTGAAGTGATGACGGGCTACGCGCCGAAAAAGTTTTAAAAAAAAAGCGCCGACTGGCGCTTTTTTTCTAATTAGCAACCTTAGTAACCCATCAATTGCAGCAGATTCTCGGCGGTTTTTATCGCCTCTTTACGATTGGCAATATTGAGCTTTTGGTACAGATTGCGGATATGCGTTTTAATCGTGGTGCCAGCCACGTCAAGCTCTTGCGCAATTTGCTCGTTGCTAAACCCGGAATAGATTAACCCCAACACCTGCCATTCGCGCTGAGTCAGAGGGCTGGTGCGCACCAGTTCTGGAATATTGGGGTGATTGACCAGCTTTTCGACAAACTCTTCGTCAAAGTGAATCGAGCTGCTTCGTTGATTGGTTGAGATGTCTTTCAACAGCTGCTGAGCTCGATGACGCTCTAAGTCGCCAAGATCATGTTTGTTGTTGAGCTTTTCAAGGATATGCCCAAT
Proteins encoded in this region:
- a CDS encoding YibL family ribosome-associated protein, with the translated sequence MSLKQELQNLNNRIDTCQRKLEAAKGRGDQEMISKFTDELEKLSKKASATQHKLKYDMNKERKSLLDMPFSRPITKAEQADMGKLKKSVKGLVVVHPMTKLGKELRLEVMTGYAPKKF